A region from the Nitrososphaera sp. genome encodes:
- a CDS encoding pentapeptide repeat-containing protein gives MFDFSKDKWKLVSFGLMAILATGLVAPQAFAAGTQDVLSIVTGIQTAISDPSHGLQAIQNNVNTRATQTSVNTLQTTDSAIKAKTDNLPSEPASNTAITNAIGTINSHTDSAVASVPPGMTQAQFQTLKCQSEPRPYGNYTNCDLEDVRFIEASLVHADLSGAKLNDAILQGSLLPNANLSGADLTLTNFGGASLAYANLNGTNLSNTIFQNADLTGVTYAGCTGKPVGTPLYGTLPTC, from the coding sequence ATGTTTGACTTCTCTAAAGACAAATGGAAGCTGGTATCCTTTGGCCTTATGGCAATATTGGCAACTGGTCTTGTAGCACCGCAGGCTTTCGCAGCTGGAACACAGGACGTACTTTCCATCGTGACAGGTATTCAGACAGCTATCTCTGACCCATCACACGGCTTGCAGGCAATTCAGAATAATGTTAATACAAGAGCGACTCAGACGTCAGTAAATACCTTACAGACTACTGACAGTGCGATAAAGGCAAAGACAGACAATCTGCCATCTGAGCCGGCAAGCAACACTGCAATCACAAATGCTATCGGGACAATAAATTCACACACTGATTCAGCTGTAGCCTCAGTTCCACCAGGAATGACACAGGCCCAGTTCCAGACTTTGAAATGCCAGTCTGAGCCTAGACCATATGGGAATTACACGAATTGCGATTTGGAGGATGTCAGATTCATAGAAGCGAGCCTCGTCCATGCCGACTTGAGCGGTGCAAAACTCAACGATGCAATTCTCCAAGGTTCTCTACTTCCTAATGCTAACTTGAGTGGTGCCGACCTGACCCTCACAAACTTCGGCGGTGCCTCGCTCGCCTATGCAAACTTGAATGGTACAAACCTATCCAATACTATTTTTCAGAATGCAGACTTGACTGGCGTGACCTATGCGGGATGTACTGGAAAGCCGGTAGGCACTCCGTTGTATGGAACGCTCCCGACCTGCTAG